In Candidatus Promineifilum breve, one genomic interval encodes:
- a CDS encoding tetratricopeptide repeat protein has protein sequence MVQSAASSPHPTRRLVPQFILDHLARGEHSGHMDAAGLFVDLSGFTTLTEALMAHGPPGAEVLAMIVESIFEPLINTVFAHRGFVIGYYGDAFSALIPADEGDPTGAARLAVAAAWRMRQHLAALGEVKTPYGEFHLSMKMGIDVGQAEWLIVTSPSDDRAAYSFMGRVVQQCALAENAAAHNEIILTPAVVAALGDQLEVETWDDHHRLIAIHAPLPAEALPAEATPSRAELARFLPTAILDLTQRGEFRPLIALFVDLQGTPGPAALQKVCECCFALQRQYGGLFYRINFDDKGCNLQLFWGAPTSQERDIHRALNFILELRRVCELPLRAGLTHRMAFAGFVGSAAYQEYSCYGRGLNLAARMMSAAEWGQIWLSQEIAQGVAGQFQIDTIGERAFKGFAVAQPVHQLLAAETDARTPFYSGRLVGRALELEALAEAIDPLFAGRFAGLAALVGEAGSGKSRLAYEFLAGLESAERVRVLRCQTDDILRQPLNPFRYALRQYFQQAANVETAINRDQFERILLDLIAATPAPDVRAELDRTRSFLGSLVDLHWPDSLYEQVEPQFRAENTFDGLVALFRAESLRRPLIILLEDIHHLDASSQAFLAHLARHSDGYALGLVATSRGAPAPGWPAAETPLHVIPVPPLAESAVAELVATVLGTEPPPRLARQLAAETTGNPLFVEQLLLYLHDNGLLETYLETRDRPDRPNAYLPADVRSLLMAQIDQLPPELKRTAQFASVLGREFDPAVLGAMLSAAGDLDETLATGSRRQIWAPLNNRHYMFHHGLLREVAYEMQLTARRRELHHRAADALIATSHDDALVADQLAEIAFHFDRAEAAANAGRYYGRAGHLAAADFFNDQAIAYYDRALALAAAADTDARYRLLLGREGVYHLLGRRDEQAADLQALAAVVQMEPTAERQAEWQLRQAAYALAVGDYATAIDWAERSASCAAVAGDSLAELKAYHRLGRAYWQQGHSTEAEPPLRRALALADAGGHKRQKAECLYDLGTMYQYQGEFRPAFDYALEAQELFQALHSRRGQIQSLNLMGNIYYGQGDYMESQEAYAAALALTLEIGWHYAESTILINLGNNAFELGNFDDAQRYYVQSVELAQRTGDRAAESVALDSLGLTNHYQGHLAEARANLEAACQIALDIHNTRNCGYSLTHLGFTLLELGQVEAAIAHFDHALTLRRELGHETAVIDTLAGLAAAEIARDQTAPAGQYVAQIVAWIKQNGTDGLELPIQTYWICYDVMRRAAAGDPSATTAADAILADGHALLQQRAGRINDPDLRHCFLQNTPFNSRLLAAWAAHTTAG, from the coding sequence ATGGTCCAATCGGCCGCATCATCGCCACATCCCACCCGCCGGCTCGTCCCCCAATTCATACTGGACCACCTGGCCCGCGGCGAACACTCCGGCCACATGGACGCCGCCGGATTATTCGTCGATCTGTCCGGCTTCACCACGTTGACCGAAGCGCTGATGGCCCACGGCCCACCCGGCGCGGAAGTGCTGGCGATGATCGTCGAGTCCATTTTCGAGCCGCTCATCAACACCGTCTTTGCCCATCGCGGCTTCGTCATCGGCTATTACGGCGATGCCTTCTCCGCCCTCATTCCCGCCGACGAGGGCGACCCGACCGGCGCGGCCCGGTTGGCCGTGGCCGCCGCCTGGCGCATGCGCCAACACCTGGCAGCGCTGGGCGAGGTGAAAACACCCTACGGCGAATTTCACCTGTCGATGAAGATGGGCATCGATGTCGGCCAGGCCGAATGGCTGATCGTCACCTCGCCGAGCGACGACCGGGCCGCCTACAGCTTCATGGGCCGGGTCGTGCAGCAGTGCGCCCTCGCCGAAAACGCCGCCGCCCACAACGAGATCATTCTCACCCCGGCCGTCGTCGCCGCCCTGGGCGATCAGTTGGAAGTAGAGACGTGGGACGATCATCACCGCCTGATCGCCATTCACGCCCCACTGCCGGCCGAGGCACTGCCGGCCGAGGCCACGCCGTCGCGGGCCGAACTGGCGCGCTTCCTGCCCACGGCCATCCTCGACCTGACCCAGCGCGGCGAGTTCCGGCCGCTCATCGCCCTCTTTGTCGATCTGCAAGGCACGCCCGGCCCGGCCGCATTGCAAAAGGTTTGCGAGTGTTGCTTTGCCCTCCAGCGCCAGTACGGCGGCCTCTTCTATCGCATCAACTTCGACGACAAGGGCTGCAACCTGCAACTCTTTTGGGGCGCGCCGACCAGCCAGGAGCGCGACATCCACCGCGCCCTGAACTTCATCCTGGAGTTGCGCCGCGTCTGCGAACTGCCCCTCCGCGCCGGCCTCACCCATCGCATGGCCTTCGCCGGGTTCGTGGGTTCGGCCGCCTATCAGGAATATTCCTGCTACGGCCGCGGCCTCAACCTGGCGGCGCGGATGATGAGCGCCGCCGAATGGGGGCAAATCTGGCTGAGCCAGGAGATCGCCCAAGGGGTTGCCGGGCAGTTCCAGATCGACACCATAGGCGAGCGGGCGTTCAAGGGGTTCGCCGTCGCCCAGCCCGTCCATCAACTGTTGGCCGCCGAGACGGACGCCCGGACGCCGTTCTATAGCGGACGGCTGGTGGGCCGCGCACTGGAGTTAGAGGCTCTGGCCGAGGCGATTGACCCCCTATTCGCCGGTCGTTTTGCCGGCTTGGCGGCGTTGGTGGGCGAAGCGGGCAGCGGCAAAAGCCGGCTGGCCTATGAGTTCCTGGCCGGTCTGGAATCGGCCGAGCGCGTCCGCGTGCTGCGCTGTCAGACCGACGACATCCTGCGCCAGCCGTTGAACCCGTTCCGCTACGCCCTGCGGCAATACTTTCAACAAGCGGCCAACGTTGAGACAGCGATCAACCGCGACCAGTTCGAGCGCATCCTGCTCGACCTGATCGCCGCCACGCCCGCCCCCGACGTGCGCGCCGAGCTGGATCGCACCCGCTCGTTCCTGGGCAGCCTGGTCGACCTGCATTGGCCCGATTCGCTCTACGAGCAGGTGGAACCCCAGTTTCGCGCCGAGAACACCTTCGACGGACTCGTTGCCCTGTTCCGGGCCGAGAGTTTGCGCCGGCCGCTGATCATCCTGCTGGAGGATATCCATCATCTGGACGCCAGTTCGCAAGCCTTTCTGGCCCATCTGGCGCGCCATAGCGACGGCTACGCGCTGGGCTTGGTGGCGACGAGCCGCGGCGCTCCGGCCCCCGGCTGGCCGGCGGCCGAAACCCCACTCCACGTTATCCCCGTGCCGCCGCTGGCCGAAAGCGCCGTGGCCGAGTTGGTCGCCACCGTGCTGGGGACTGAGCCACCCCCCCGGCTGGCCCGCCAACTAGCGGCGGAAACCACCGGCAATCCGCTGTTCGTCGAGCAATTGCTGCTCTATCTCCACGACAACGGGCTGCTGGAAACCTATCTGGAGACGCGCGACCGGCCGGACCGGCCAAACGCCTATCTGCCGGCCGACGTGCGCTCGCTATTGATGGCCCAAATCGATCAGTTGCCGCCGGAACTGAAACGGACGGCCCAGTTCGCCTCGGTCCTGGGGCGCGAGTTCGACCCGGCCGTATTGGGCGCAATGCTCAGCGCGGCCGGCGATCTTGACGAAACGTTGGCAACGGGCAGCCGGCGACAAATCTGGGCGCCGCTGAATAACCGCCATTATATGTTTCACCACGGCCTCTTGCGCGAAGTGGCCTATGAGATGCAACTGACGGCGCGCCGCCGCGAATTGCACCACCGCGCCGCCGACGCCCTGATCGCCACCAGCCATGACGACGCTCTGGTGGCCGACCAATTGGCCGAGATCGCCTTTCACTTTGACCGGGCCGAGGCGGCCGCCAACGCGGGGCGCTACTACGGGCGCGCCGGCCATCTGGCCGCGGCCGATTTTTTCAACGACCAGGCCATCGCCTACTACGACCGGGCGTTGGCTCTGGCCGCCGCGGCCGATACCGATGCGCGCTACCGGCTACTGCTCGGCCGGGAAGGGGTCTACCACCTGCTGGGGCGGCGCGACGAGCAAGCGGCCGACTTGCAGGCTTTGGCCGCCGTGGTCCAGATGGAACCGACGGCCGAACGGCAGGCCGAGTGGCAATTGCGGCAAGCCGCCTATGCCCTGGCGGTCGGCGATTATGCCACGGCCATCGACTGGGCCGAGCGTTCGGCGTCTTGCGCTGCCGTGGCCGGCGACAGTCTGGCCGAATTGAAAGCGTATCATCGCCTCGGCCGGGCCTACTGGCAGCAAGGGCACAGCACGGAGGCCGAACCCCCTCTGCGCCGGGCGCTGGCCCTGGCCGATGCCGGCGGCCATAAGCGACAAAAGGCCGAATGCCTCTATGATCTGGGCACTATGTACCAATACCAGGGCGAATTCCGGCCGGCCTTTGATTATGCGCTGGAAGCACAGGAACTCTTCCAGGCGTTGCATAGCCGCCGCGGCCAGATCCAGAGCCTGAACCTGATGGGTAATATCTATTATGGTCAGGGCGACTACATGGAATCACAAGAGGCCTACGCGGCGGCGCTGGCCCTGACCCTGGAAATCGGCTGGCATTATGCCGAGTCGACCATCCTGATCAATCTGGGCAACAATGCCTTCGAGCTGGGCAATTTCGATGACGCCCAGCGCTACTACGTGCAGTCGGTCGAACTGGCCCAGCGAACCGGCGACCGGGCGGCCGAATCGGTCGCCCTCGATTCGTTGGGGTTGACCAACCATTATCAAGGCCATCTGGCCGAGGCCCGCGCTAATCTCGAAGCCGCCTGCCAAATCGCCCTGGACATCCACAACACGCGCAATTGCGGCTATTCGCTGACGCATCTGGGATTCACGCTATTGGAACTGGGACAAGTCGAGGCGGCCATCGCCCATTTTGACCACGCCCTGACCCTGCGCCGGGAGTTGGGCCACGAGACAGCCGTCATCGACACGCTGGCCGGGCTGGCCGCGGCCGAGATTGCCCGCGACCAGACCGCCCCGGCCGGCCAATACGTGGCCCAGATCGTGGCCTGGATCAAACAAAACGGGACCGATGGCCTGGAGCTACCGATCCAAACCTACTGGATTTGCTACGACGTCATGCGCCGGGCGGCGGCCGGCGACCCGTCGGCCACGACCGCCGCCGACGCCATCCTGGCCGACGGCCATGCCCTGTTGCAACAGCGCGCCGGCCGGATCAATGACCCCGACCTGCGTCACTGCTTCCTGCAAAATACGCCCTTCAACAGCCGGCTGCTGGCGGCCTGGGCCGCCCATACCACCGCCGGCTAA
- a CDS encoding HigA family addiction module antitoxin yields the protein MSIANTTGMKRRPTHPGEMLREDFLPDYDLTVSSLAGAIGVSRQSVNELLRERRSVSPEMALRLARLFGNSPEFWLNAQRAVDLWDAAQAIEKDVALITPLSAV from the coding sequence ATGAGCATTGCCAATACAACCGGGATGAAACGCCGCCCCACTCATCCGGGCGAGATGCTGCGTGAAGACTTCCTACCGGACTATGACCTCACTGTTTCCAGTCTGGCGGGAGCAATCGGCGTATCACGTCAGTCTGTCAACGAACTGTTGCGCGAAAGACGGAGTGTTAGCCCGGAGATGGCTCTTCGGCTGGCTCGCCTGTTTGGTAACTCGCCGGAGTTCTGGCTCAACGCTCAGCGGGCCGTAGATTTATGGGACGCGGCACAGGCAATTGAGAAGGACGTCGCTCTGATCACGCCTCTGAGTGCGGTCTAA
- a CDS encoding iron chaperone: METSQSLPTTIDAYIANYPEDVQAILQQIRRTIHAAAPEATEAISYQIPTFKLHGNLVHFAAFKNHIGFYPAPTGVAEFESELAVYKQGKGSVQFPLDQPMPLALITRIVEFRVGEARAAAEAKGKKKQ; encoded by the coding sequence ATGGAAACCTCGCAATCACTACCTACTACAATCGACGCCTACATCGCCAATTACCCGGAAGACGTACAGGCCATCCTGCAACAAATCCGCCGGACAATCCACGCGGCCGCCCCGGAAGCGACGGAGGCCATCAGCTACCAGATACCGACCTTCAAGCTGCACGGCAATCTCGTCCACTTCGCCGCCTTTAAGAACCACATCGGCTTCTACCCCGCGCCAACGGGCGTCGCCGAGTTTGAGAGTGAGCTGGCCGTCTATAAGCAGGGCAAGGGGTCAGTGCAGTTCCCGCTGGATCAGCCGATGCCCCTCGCCCTGATCACGCGCATTGTCGAATTCCGGGTCGGCGAAGCGCGGGCCGCGGCCGAGGCCAAAGGAAAGAAGAAACAATAG
- a CDS encoding aminoglycoside phosphotransferase family protein yields MHADEIDTDVALVGRLLAEQFPQWAGLPIAPVASAGTDNALYRLGDGLAVRLPRIYWAVGQVDKERAWLPRLAPSLPLAVPQPLAVGAPGAGYPYPWAVYRWLDGGNAAHTPPADLSRAAVELARFLLALQAIDPAGGPQAAEHGLRGVPLAERDAATRQAIAELAGMIDGDAATAVWEDALLAAEWAGPPVWFHGDLLPGNLLVAGGGLRAVIDWGGLGVGDPAPDLMIAWSLFSGDSRAAFRAALGVDEATWTRGRGHALSQAVIFVPYYLATNPEGVANARRAIDQVLADYRAGEP; encoded by the coding sequence ATGCACGCCGACGAGATCGACACCGACGTCGCCCTCGTGGGTCGCCTGCTGGCCGAACAGTTTCCCCAGTGGGCGGGGTTGCCCATCGCGCCGGTGGCCTCGGCCGGCACCGACAACGCCCTCTATCGCCTGGGCGACGGGCTGGCCGTGCGGCTGCCGCGCATCTATTGGGCCGTGGGGCAGGTGGACAAGGAGCGCGCATGGCTGCCGCGGCTGGCCCCGTCGCTGCCGCTGGCCGTACCCCAGCCACTGGCCGTGGGCGCGCCGGGCGCGGGCTACCCGTATCCGTGGGCCGTCTATCGCTGGCTCGACGGCGGCAACGCGGCCCACACGCCGCCGGCCGACCTGAGCCGGGCGGCGGTCGAATTGGCCCGCTTCCTGCTCGCCCTGCAAGCCATCGACCCGGCGGGCGGGCCACAGGCGGCCGAGCACGGCCTGCGCGGCGTGCCCCTGGCCGAGCGCGACGCGGCCACGCGGCAGGCCATCGCCGAGCTGGCGGGCATGATTGACGGCGACGCGGCCACGGCCGTCTGGGAAGACGCGCTACTCGCCGCCGAATGGGCCGGCCCGCCGGTCTGGTTCCACGGCGACCTGTTGCCCGGCAACCTGCTGGTCGCCGGTGGCGGTCTGCGGGCTGTCATCGACTGGGGCGGTCTGGGCGTGGGCGACCCGGCCCCCGACCTGATGATCGCCTGGAGCCTGTTCTCCGGCGACAGCCGCGCCGCCTTCCGCGCCGCGCTGGGGGTCGATGAGGCCACCTGGACGCGCGGCCGGGGGCATGCGCTGTCGCAGGCGGTAATCTTTGTGCCCTATTATCTGGCTACCAATCCTGAGGGTGTCGCCAATGCCCGGCGGGCCATCGATCAGGTGTTGGCCGATTATCGCGCGGGTGAACCTTGA
- a CDS encoding endonuclease/exonuclease/phosphatase family protein codes for MTFNIRYGQADDGDNHWERRKSLVIQRIRAADPDLLGLQECRDDEQAAFVKEQLPDYDFFGVPRGGDGPTALEMAPILVRRSAFHPARQGVFWLSETPDVAGSLGWDAMFPRTATWVELVHGPTGGALIFLNTHFDLMPAAIDGAARLLVDWARRQAARRPLIVTGDFNAVKGSAAYGLLVDGHTLVDAARQVGTAGADEGTFHGFGLPVTLPIDWILVSPSFIVRDAAIDRTWQGNLYPSDHYPVIAALDWPVV; via the coding sequence ATGACCTTCAATATCCGCTACGGGCAGGCCGACGACGGCGACAACCATTGGGAGCGTCGCAAGTCGCTTGTCATCCAACGCATCCGCGCCGCCGATCCCGACCTGCTGGGGCTGCAAGAGTGCCGCGACGATGAGCAGGCCGCTTTCGTCAAAGAGCAACTGCCCGACTACGACTTCTTCGGCGTACCGCGCGGCGGCGACGGGCCGACGGCGCTGGAAATGGCCCCCATCCTGGTGCGGCGATCGGCCTTTCATCCGGCGCGGCAGGGGGTGTTCTGGCTCAGCGAGACGCCGGACGTGGCCGGTAGCCTCGGCTGGGACGCGATGTTCCCGCGCACGGCCACCTGGGTTGAGCTTGTCCACGGGCCGACCGGCGGCGCGCTGATCTTCCTCAATACCCACTTCGATTTGATGCCGGCGGCCATCGACGGCGCGGCGCGGCTCTTGGTCGATTGGGCACGGCGGCAAGCGGCGCGGCGGCCGCTGATCGTCACCGGCGATTTCAACGCCGTGAAGGGTTCGGCCGCCTACGGGCTACTGGTCGACGGCCACACGCTGGTCGATGCCGCGCGGCAGGTGGGAACGGCCGGCGCGGACGAGGGTACGTTCCACGGCTTCGGGCTGCCGGTCACCTTGCCCATTGACTGGATTCTGGTGTCGCCGTCATTCATCGTCAGGGATGCGGCCATCGACCGGACGTGGCAGGGCAATCTCTATCCATCCGATCATTACCCGGTGATAGCGGCGCTGGATTGGCCGGTGGTATAA
- a CDS encoding multicopper oxidase domain-containing protein, with protein MARIKEYWLQLESRPWDAAPWGANRQTGRPMPQVAGGMFRPATREMLILRRMTANWAAPDDRTLNPWDLTEPDPTTTQGTIPGPTLTAKVADEIIVHFRNLDTRPGIHESDRVHSLHPHGAGVSAAHNGVFPLAPPDPTQGHRRGDRVPPGDSFTYRWTLPHKSAAGVWLYHDAAADGGQSTALGAFGALVVQAPGEQEPDAPPGALRRPGDSSTSFAAVPPPPKRADYLLAFHELPGAGLCLNGRAGLGNTPALLTGAGTRMTVRCLNASTQPVTVTIQGHRWERGAHYSNVEFLPPGAGATLDILSGSAEGGGGPGEWLITGRAGNLLVRASFVTTAGGALELQSA; from the coding sequence ATGGCCCGCATCAAGGAATACTGGCTACAACTGGAATCGCGCCCGTGGGATGCCGCGCCGTGGGGGGCTAACCGGCAGACGGGGCGGCCGATGCCCCAGGTCGCCGGCGGCATGTTCCGCCCGGCCACGCGCGAGATGCTCATCCTGCGCCGCATGACCGCCAATTGGGCCGCGCCCGACGACCGGACGCTCAACCCCTGGGACCTGACCGAACCCGACCCGACGACCACCCAGGGCACGATCCCCGGCCCCACGCTGACGGCCAAGGTCGCCGATGAGATCATCGTCCATTTCCGCAACCTGGACACCCGCCCCGGCATCCACGAATCGGATCGCGTCCACAGCCTGCACCCCCACGGCGCGGGGGTGAGCGCGGCGCACAACGGCGTCTTCCCCCTGGCCCCGCCCGACCCGACCCAGGGCCACCGGCGCGGCGACCGCGTGCCGCCCGGTGACTCCTTCACCTACCGCTGGACGCTGCCCCACAAGTCGGCGGCCGGCGTGTGGCTCTATCACGACGCCGCGGCCGACGGCGGCCAATCGACGGCCCTCGGCGCGTTTGGCGCGCTGGTCGTCCAGGCCCCCGGCGAGCAGGAACCCGACGCGCCGCCGGGAGCACTGCGCCGCCCTGGCGACAGCAGCACGTCGTTCGCCGCCGTGCCGCCGCCGCCCAAACGGGCCGATTACCTGCTGGCCTTCCATGAACTGCCCGGCGCGGGGCTGTGCCTCAACGGCCGGGCCGGGCTGGGCAACACCCCGGCGCTGCTAACCGGCGCGGGCACGCGCATGACCGTGCGCTGCCTCAACGCCTCGACCCAGCCGGTGACGGTCACCATCCAGGGCCACCGCTGGGAGCGCGGCGCGCACTATAGCAACGTCGAATTCCTGCCGCCTGGCGCGGGGGCCACGCTCGACATCCTCTCCGGCTCGGCCGAGGGCGGCGGCGGGCCGGGCGAATGGCTCATCACCGGCCGCGCCGGCAATCTGCTCGTCCGGGCTTCGTTCGTCACCACCGCCGGCGGCGCGCTCGAATTACAAAGCGCCTAA
- a CDS encoding MBL fold metallo-hydrolase, with protein sequence MQVAPGIYSLGDNRGGRVRAFMLDDGQGVTIVDTLMAADAHLILDELARIGRGPADVQHLIQTHAHRSHLGGLARLKELSGAPVYAHEWEADIISADRVAQPVAGRPYRPLRTWPLQLGLNFNVSKHPPVKVDHFIHEGDHVGPLTVVHAPGHSPGHLAFYWPERRLLIAGDAVCTWPRFYLGWRGFLLNVRQHKASVRRLAEFDTDILCTGHGDPLPSGGAAGIRAALPELDRLT encoded by the coding sequence ATGCAAGTTGCCCCCGGTATCTATAGCCTGGGCGATAATCGCGGCGGCCGCGTGCGCGCCTTCATGCTCGACGATGGTCAGGGCGTGACCATCGTCGATACGCTCATGGCCGCCGACGCCCACCTCATCCTGGACGAACTGGCCCGCATCGGCCGCGGCCCGGCCGACGTGCAGCACCTCATCCAGACCCATGCCCACCGCTCCCACCTGGGCGGGCTGGCGCGATTGAAGGAACTGAGCGGCGCGCCGGTCTATGCCCACGAATGGGAGGCCGACATCATTAGCGCCGACCGCGTGGCCCAGCCCGTGGCCGGCCGCCCCTATCGCCCGCTGCGCACCTGGCCGCTGCAATTGGGGCTAAACTTCAACGTGTCCAAGCACCCGCCGGTCAAGGTCGATCACTTCATCCACGAGGGCGACCACGTAGGGCCGCTGACCGTCGTCCATGCCCCCGGCCACTCACCCGGCCATCTGGCCTTCTACTGGCCGGAGCGCCGGCTGCTCATCGCCGGGGATGCCGTCTGCACCTGGCCGCGCTTCTATCTGGGGTGGCGCGGCTTTCTGCTCAACGTGCGGCAGCATAAGGCGTCGGTCCGCCGCCTGGCCGAGTTCGACACGGATATCCTATGTACCGGCCACGGCGACCCGCTGCCGTCCGGCGGCGCGGCCGGCATCCGCGCCGCCCTGCCCGAGCTAGATAGGTTGACATGA
- a CDS encoding acyl-CoA carboxylase subunit beta: MQALLDELNERQAKARAGGGERGAAKFRAAGKLLPRERVEMLLDPATPFLELSPLAAEGLYNGESPAASQITGIGRVSGVECLIFANDATVKGGAVYPMTLQKSLRAQQIALENRLPCISLVESAGANLLYQDEVFILGGRTFANQARLSAAGIPQVALVFGSSTAGGAYIPGMSDYTVMVRGRAAVYLGGPPLVKMAIGEESDDETLGGAEMHAHVSGVSDYTAEDDADALRIGRLIMAHLGRPKPAAGLARRAAPEPPALDPDELLGVIPADPRLPFDVGEIIARLVDGSRFLEFKPDYGATLICGHAHLDGWPVGILGNNGVLFSESANKATQFIQLCNQTRTPLIYLQNITGFMVGAKHEREGIIKHGSKMLNAVATSTVPQFTVILGGSYGAGNYAMCGRALDPRFLWAWPNSRVAVMGGEQAAGVLGIVQIEQARKRGVPPDANQIAMMQLMTRQKFEAESSPYYATARLWDDGILDPRDTRMALSIGLSVAHNVDYMSEGPPRYGVFRM; the protein is encoded by the coding sequence ATGCAAGCCCTGCTCGACGAACTAAACGAGCGGCAAGCCAAAGCGAGGGCCGGCGGCGGCGAACGCGGCGCGGCCAAGTTCCGCGCCGCGGGCAAGCTGCTACCCCGCGAGCGGGTGGAGATGTTGCTCGACCCGGCCACGCCCTTCCTGGAGCTGTCGCCGCTGGCCGCCGAGGGGCTGTACAACGGCGAATCCCCGGCGGCATCGCAGATCACCGGCATCGGCCGCGTCAGCGGCGTGGAGTGCCTCATCTTCGCCAACGACGCCACGGTCAAGGGTGGCGCGGTCTACCCGATGACGCTGCAAAAGTCGCTGCGCGCCCAGCAGATCGCGCTGGAGAATCGCCTGCCTTGTATCTCGCTGGTCGAATCGGCCGGGGCCAACCTGCTCTATCAGGACGAGGTGTTCATCCTCGGCGGGCGGACATTTGCCAATCAGGCCCGGCTGTCGGCGGCGGGCATTCCCCAGGTGGCGCTGGTCTTCGGCAGCAGCACCGCCGGCGGGGCCTACATCCCCGGCATGAGCGACTATACCGTCATGGTGCGCGGCCGGGCGGCCGTCTATCTGGGCGGGCCGCCACTGGTCAAGATGGCGATTGGCGAGGAGAGCGACGACGAGACGCTGGGCGGGGCGGAGATGCACGCCCACGTCTCCGGCGTCAGCGATTACACCGCCGAGGACGACGCCGACGCGCTGCGTATCGGCCGGCTGATCATGGCCCACCTGGGCCGGCCCAAGCCGGCCGCCGGGTTGGCCCGCCGGGCCGCGCCCGAACCGCCCGCTCTCGATCCCGACGAACTGCTGGGCGTCATCCCCGCCGACCCGCGCCTGCCGTTTGACGTAGGCGAGATCATCGCCCGGCTGGTGGATGGTTCGCGCTTCCTGGAATTCAAGCCCGACTACGGCGCGACGCTCATCTGCGGCCATGCCCATCTCGACGGCTGGCCGGTGGGCATCCTGGGCAACAACGGTGTGCTGTTTTCCGAGAGCGCCAACAAGGCCACGCAGTTCATCCAACTCTGCAACCAGACGCGCACGCCGCTGATCTACCTGCAAAACATCACCGGTTTCATGGTCGGGGCCAAGCACGAACGCGAGGGGATCATCAAGCACGGCAGCAAGATGCTCAATGCCGTGGCGACCTCGACCGTGCCGCAGTTCACGGTCATCCTCGGCGGTTCCTATGGCGCGGGTAACTATGCCATGTGCGGCCGGGCGCTCGATCCGCGCTTCCTGTGGGCCTGGCCCAACAGCCGCGTGGCCGTCATGGGCGGCGAGCAGGCGGCCGGGGTGCTGGGCATTGTGCAGATCGAGCAGGCCCGCAAGCGAGGCGTCCCGCCCGACGCCAACCAGATCGCCATGATGCAACTGATGACCCGCCAAAAGTTCGAGGCCGAGTCATCCCCTTACTACGCCACGGCCCGGCTGTGGGACGACGGCATCCTCGACCCGCGCGACACGCGCATGGCGCTGAGCATCGGTCTGTCGGTGGCCCATAACGTCGATTACATGAGCGAAGGGCCGCCGCGCTATGGGGTGTTTCGGATGTGA
- a CDS encoding Gfo/Idh/MocA family protein, which yields MTNIRPVKTAIIGCGAISAPYLSTMINKFKILDVVGCCDRNPGKAQATAQRFGIKVLTLAEILADETIEIVVNLTTPVAHYPVIKQLLEAGKHVYTEKVLAVELEHAAELVEIADRKHLYLGAAPDTFLGSAIQTARYVVDSGMLGEITSCYCALTRDSDILNRAFPFTARKGGGFGFDVGIYYITALLSIMGPVKEVSGVVKTRKPARPDYSLEKFGETFPVECENLMSGILHFASGAIGNVLFDANSIFILPEKPSLVVIGTMGVMYMADPNQFGGDVRVILKGNAEPFTMHQSHAFHDECRGLGVAEMAWSMRMGRKNRANKEMAYHALEILHGIVRSSETKSNQAITSAFETMPPLPRGYAGQGFFEFIEEAGIAL from the coding sequence ATGACGAATATCCGACCAGTAAAGACGGCAATCATTGGCTGCGGCGCAATCAGCGCTCCCTATTTGAGTACGATGATCAACAAATTCAAGATACTCGATGTCGTGGGATGCTGTGACCGCAATCCGGGAAAGGCCCAGGCCACAGCGCAAAGATTCGGCATCAAAGTCCTGACGCTGGCAGAAATCCTGGCCGACGAAACCATTGAGATTGTCGTCAATCTCACGACACCGGTCGCCCATTATCCGGTGATCAAACAACTTCTCGAGGCGGGCAAGCATGTCTACACCGAGAAGGTTTTAGCCGTCGAGCTGGAACATGCCGCCGAGCTTGTGGAAATTGCCGATCGGAAGCATCTGTATCTTGGCGCGGCGCCCGATACCTTTTTAGGGTCGGCGATCCAGACGGCAAGATATGTAGTTGATAGCGGCATGCTGGGCGAGATCACATCTTGTTATTGCGCGCTAACCCGCGACAGCGATATTCTCAATCGGGCCTTCCCCTTCACCGCGCGCAAGGGCGGCGGCTTCGGCTTTGACGTGGGGATTTACTATATCACCGCCCTCCTGAGCATCATGGGGCCGGTCAAAGAAGTATCGGGCGTGGTTAAGACCAGAAAACCGGCCAGACCGGATTATTCCCTGGAGAAGTTTGGCGAAACCTTCCCGGTCGAATGCGAAAACTTAATGTCCGGCATCCTCCACTTCGCAAGCGGCGCGATTGGCAACGTCTTGTTCGATGCCAATTCAATCTTCATTTTGCCGGAGAAGCCCAGCCTGGTCGTGATCGGGACAATGGGCGTCATGTACATGGCTGATCCGAATCAGTTTGGCGGCGATGTTCGTGTTATTTTGAAGGGCAATGCTGAGCCTTTTACGATGCACCAAAGTCACGCTTTCCATGATGAATGTCGCGGGCTTGGCGTGGCCGAAATGGCCTGGTCTATGAGAATGGGCCGAAAAAACCGCGCCAATAAGGAGATGGCCTACCACGCGCTGGAGATTCTGCATGGCATCGTCAGAAGCAGCGAGACAAAATCAAATCAGGCCATCACCTCAGCCTTTGAGACAATGCCGCCATTGCCGCGCGGGTATGCGGGGCAGGGGTTCTTTGAGTTTATTGAGGAGGCGGGGATTGCCCTCTAG